One Peromyscus leucopus breed LL Stock chromosome 20, UCI_PerLeu_2.1, whole genome shotgun sequence genomic region harbors:
- the Aard gene encoding alanine and arginine-rich domain-containing protein, with the protein MGLGDYSHFRQRMSRGLHGVSGRAALWSPAFHPVRRIPCGTWRIEAQEQVRASSPVLDHLRRQLERAFQRAAARGRARRAREAVAAVAAAAAAAREERTRARMECALARLRAELLELRFQNHQLARTLLDLNTKMQQLKKQQDLERASKSQSPEDDAMNPECGNA; encoded by the exons ATGGGCTTGGGTGACTACAGCCACTTCAGACAGCGGATGTCCCGGGGACTCCACGGGGTCTCCGGCAGGGCTGCCCTGTGGTCCCCAGCCTTTCACCCGGTGCGCCGCATCCCTTGCGGCACCTGGCGCATCGAGGCGCAGGAGCAGGTCCGGGCGTCCAGCCCGGTGCTGGATCACCTCCGGCGACAGCTGGAGCGCGCCTTCCAGCGGGCGGCGGCACGCGGGCGAGCGAGGCGCGCGCGggaggcggtggcggcggtggcggcggccgcggcggccgCGCGGGAGGAGCGGACCCGGGCGCGCATGGAGTGCGCGCTGGCCCGGCTGCGCGCGGAGCTG ctggAATTGCGTTTCCAGAACCATCAGCTGGCCCGAACTTTACTGGATTTAAACACGAAAATGCAGCAGCTGAAGAAGCAGCAGGACCTGGAGCGTGCATCCAAATCCCAGAGCCCGGAAGATGACGCCATGAATCCCGAGTGTGGAAATGCATAG